A single region of the Halopiger xanaduensis SH-6 genome encodes:
- a CDS encoding SCO family protein, whose translation MERRTYLQALGATGVAGLAGCLDDAMGVVGRGDDETVLGPPEQSRGDPDVATYPVHGEEFPDFSLPDPLAGETITRDQFAGERAIVMTYFFTSCPDGACPALMTRLRRIQEDAAEQGYADDIALLAMTFDPERDTPDVLEEYAGQQGVDHEADNWHFLRPETNEAARDAADTFGLGLQRIDDGEPGAGGGHGGSGNESEDGHTGNESDGHAGNETDGHAGNESGHDGHDHGEYTFQHINLILLANKQGIVERSYPQALNTDFAPIEEIVDDARTVAQG comes from the coding sequence ATGGAACGACGGACGTATCTGCAGGCGCTCGGGGCGACGGGAGTCGCCGGACTCGCGGGGTGTCTCGACGACGCGATGGGCGTCGTCGGACGCGGCGACGACGAGACGGTCCTCGGCCCGCCGGAGCAGTCGCGCGGCGATCCCGACGTCGCAACGTATCCGGTCCACGGCGAGGAGTTCCCCGACTTTTCGCTGCCGGATCCGCTCGCGGGCGAAACGATCACCCGCGACCAGTTCGCCGGCGAGCGGGCGATCGTCATGACCTACTTCTTCACCTCGTGTCCGGACGGCGCCTGTCCGGCGCTCATGACGCGGCTCCGCCGCATTCAGGAGGACGCCGCGGAGCAGGGGTACGCCGACGATATCGCGCTGCTCGCGATGACCTTCGATCCCGAGCGCGACACGCCGGACGTCCTCGAGGAGTACGCCGGCCAGCAGGGCGTCGATCACGAGGCCGACAACTGGCACTTCCTCCGCCCCGAGACGAACGAGGCGGCCCGGGACGCGGCCGACACGTTCGGACTCGGACTGCAGCGGATCGACGACGGGGAACCGGGCGCCGGCGGCGGACACGGCGGTAGCGGTAACGAGAGTGAGGACGGGCACACGGGGAACGAGAGTGACGGCCACGCAGGCAACGAGACCGACGGCCACGCGGGCAACGAAAGCGGCCACGACGGCCACGACCACGGCGAGTACACGTTCCAGCACATCAACCTGATCCTGCTGGCCAACAAGCAGGGGATCGTCGAGCGGTCGTACCCGCAGGCGCTGAACACGGACTTCGCCCCCATCGAGGAAATCGTCGACGACGCGCGAACCGTCGCGCAGGGGTGA